The nucleotide sequence ACTTGGGAGTGTGAGAGATTTTAGATTTCCAACAAGGCATAGGCGGAGCGGTTCTCTCCTAATAGGACTCTAACCCAGTGAAGATAAAAAGTTGGAAGCTCAAAGGATCACAACCCTCTAGACAGTGCATGGAAGTGTGTGAGAGCTGGATTACTCTCATCCGGATGATGCAGATACGCGTTGGGTCAGTAGATAAATTTACGTGAGGAACTGGCAGGAGGCGTATAAGTTCTAGCACCCATGGATAAGGCAGCACTTGGTGCAAAGGAACGCAAATTTTTGCTGGTTGCTTTGAGCTCCTTCATGCTCATGCGGCGCTCTCTCGCAGAACTACCCCAACTCTCTGTAAAAATGACCTCATCTCGCGCTTGGTTATAGCCGACTATTACTGATGCATGGGAACCATGAAGCCTTGATGAAGGCCAGAGACTTCTTTCATTGAGTTCCTCAGGAGCTTTCAATTTCTTGTCCTTACTTGATTTGAAAGATTTGGCATACTGCGTATGGAAAGCATCTCGATCACGTGTAAAATAACGGCTGACTATGATGGGTTGTCCCTTATCAATCTCGCGCTTAATGGCATAGATGCTCGGAGTTATAGTCTTGATAAATAGTTTTCCTTCAGTGCCCACAGACCTAAGCATGCGCTCAGTATTCGCATTCTCAACATCACCTTCTTTGTAGCCCGCCTTGGAGGCCACTAGGTCAATATCTAAGTTTAGACCATGATAACGTGAAATCATGGTGACACAGCCTACCCAGCAATAGCCTCTAGAGCCCTGGTCTACAGTGGGGATATTCTTGACGATGACATCTCCATTGGGGCTCGTCATAACATTTGCCAAATTTTTTTCTTGTCTCATAGCTTTTGAAATCGAACTAGCGGTTGGTCTAAGTGAAGTGTCCGTTATGGTGAGATGAATGAGTGAATTAGGAACCACCTCTAAATCTAGTTTGAATTGGTTCTTTCTGAAGCTGGTTACTTTTCGTTTCAAGGCACCTGAGCCTGTCGTTTTGGGGAAGCCGGGACTCCCCGTATGAGCTCGGATATAGCGGGTTAGCTTGGATTCAATTTCACGCATCACCCCTGGTAGAGCTTTACGTTCTTTTTCTCGGCTCTCCTTGATCTGTTTTTGTTTTTTTTTCGCATCTTCTTTAATTTTTTCTTTTTCTTTGCTTGATAACTCTCGCGTGTCGATGACAGATGACTCGTCTAAATCTGAAGTGAAGTAACGTCCCTCTTCAAAGTAAACAAGAGTGACATGCTGGACCCTTTGCCCTTCCATCTTGGCTATTGCCTCATATGGTTTAATGCCAAAAATCGTGTCATTTTTATTTATTCTTAGATTGCGGGGATTTCCACTCGTCCACTCTCCAGGTAATCGATTACTCTGCCAAGCGGAGGGATTGAGGAGCGCCTTACCTATTTCGGAGGCTCTCGAGACGCCGGTCAAAATAGAAAAAAGCCAAGCGAATATTATCAAAAATCGAACCAGCATAGACAGTCCTAATATCGACATTATAGGCTCACTCTGAACAAGATACCAGTTTGTATTTTGACTAACTATCTCAAGAGTTCCTCATACTGAATCGAATGAAAAGTCTAGAATCTTGGTTGGGCTTCTGTATAGTTTAGATTTTATAAGTGTCCCCATAGCTCAACGGATAGAGCAATCCTCTCCTAAAGGATAGATGCAGGTTCGATTCCCGCTGGGGATAAATAATCTATATAGAGACCCTTCATCAAAAAATTCAGGTCTGAATTAAGAGCCATTCAATGAAATCTTGATTTGAGTCATATATAAATATCTTGCTACGATTTTCAAGTTTCTAATAGTTAATTTATGATTAACTAAAATGAGTTATAAAGCGTAATAATCTATCTAAGTAGTTAGTAGCCAATATATTAGATATTTATTTAAATATTACTAAATACCTCAAAATATTTTATTTGCCTAAAAAATGCCACTTGTCAGTTGACAAAATGATTATGTATGCTTCACAATTTATA is from Verrucomicrobiota bacterium and encodes:
- a CDS encoding C39 family peptidase, producing MSILGLSMLVRFLIIFAWLFSILTGVSRASEIGKALLNPSAWQSNRLPGEWTSGNPRNLRINKNDTIFGIKPYEAIAKMEGQRVQHVTLVYFEEGRYFTSDLDESSVIDTRELSSKEKEKIKEDAKKKQKQIKESREKERKALPGVMREIESKLTRYIRAHTGSPGFPKTTGSGALKRKVTSFRKNQFKLDLEVVPNSLIHLTITDTSLRPTASSISKAMRQEKNLANVMTSPNGDVIVKNIPTVDQGSRGYCWVGCVTMISRYHGLNLDIDLVASKAGYKEGDVENANTERMLRSVGTEGKLFIKTITPSIYAIKREIDKGQPIIVSRYFTRDRDAFHTQYAKSFKSSKDKKLKAPEELNERSLWPSSRLHGSHASVIVGYNQARDEVIFTESWGSSARERRMSMKELKATSKNLRSFAPSAALSMGARTYTPPASSSRKFIY